TTAAAAATAAAATAAGAAATGATTATAAGAACAGTGACAAGCATCGTCAAAAGTGCTTGTGAACGTAAAGATTCAATGGCAAGCATCGCAATTAAAACTGCTATAATAGCTGCAATTGTAACATACGTCACATACGGGAAAAACCACATTTTCACTTTCAAATTTTGTTGTTCTACCCTTCCCATTTTTTTACGAATCTTTAAATGCGAAATAGCTATAACGAGATAAACGAGTAACGCAATCCCACCAGAGGCATTCACTAAAAATAAAAAGACTTTATCTGGAGATATGTAACTAAAAACAACTCCAATATAAGCGAAGAACGTTCCGAATAAAACGGCCCGAACTGGAACACCACTACTGTTCAATTTCAAGAACGCCTTTGGAGCATCTCCTCTTTCCGCCATCGAAAAAAGCATTCTTGAGTTCGTATATAAACCAGAATTTAAACAAGAAAGTACAGCTGTTAAAACGATAAAATTCATAATTTGCGCTGCCGCTGGTATCCCTATATGTTCTAGCACCGCTACAAACGGACTTTTTAGTATGTTTGCTGAATTCCACGGAAGAAGTGTAACAACTACAGCGATAGATCCAATGAAAAATACGAGAATACGCCAAATTACACTATTTGTTGCTGTTTTTACTGCTTTTACAGGTTCTGCAGACTCACCAGCTGCTACCGCTACAATCTCTGATCCCATAAATGAAAATATAACGACAGTAATTCCAAGTAGCACCGAACTTATACCGTTTGGCATAAATCCTCCTTGCCCCACTAAGTTCGAAGTGCCAGGTGCTTCCGTTCCTGGTACAAATCCTAAAATAACAGCTAGTCCAAGACAAAGGAACAAAACAATACTTATTACTTTAATAAAAGAAAACCAATATTCAAACTCTCCAAATGATTTCACTGAAAAAACATTCGTCAATGTTAATAAAATCGTTAATATTAAGCTTAATAACCAAAGCGGGATTTCTGGAATCCAGTACTGAATAATACCAGCACCCGCTGTGGCTTCTATCGCAATAACAATTACCCAGAAAAACCAATATAGCCACCCAATTGTATAACCGGCCCACGGACCAATTGCTTCTCTTGCATATGTTGCAAATGATCCACTTGTCGGGTTAATAGCTGCCATTTCCCCAAGCATTCTCATAACGAAAACGACTAAAAGTCCTGCTAATGCATATGAAACGATAGAACCTGGTCCTGCTGAATGCACAACTGCCCCACTTCCAACAAACAAACCAGCTCCTATTACGCCGCCAATTGAGATCATTGTAATGTGGCGTATTTTGAGGTCTTTCTTAAGATTTTTATCCAACTCTTATACATCCCCTTCCAAACGTAATTTTGAAATTTATCCCGCATTTACGGGCAGTAAGACCCCCACCTCAAAATTCAGCCGAAACAAAGAAGTTAGGCGGGAACCTACTGCCCGTAAATGCCCGATTGGTTCAACTTTATGTAAGAGTATTATATGAAAAACCTTGGCCTACACTTTAAAATATATCAAAATATTCTGAATTTAACAATTGTAATGCAAGCTCCTATGAAAATTATTACATTAGGTTTAATAATTTTCCATATACAATTGTTGAGAAAATTATAGCCACCTTACAAAAGAACGAATTTTCAGATATCATTAAATAAACAAGATTATACATCTAGACAACTTTTTGTATAGGAGTGTTGATATGTTAAACAAGTTCAAATTCATTTGTTGTACGTTAGTCATTTTTTTACTGCTACCACTAGCCCCCTTTCAAGCACAAGCAGCAAACAATTTAGGATCAAAACTACTCGTTGGATACTGGCATAACTTTGATAACGGTACTGGCATTATTAAATTAAGAGACGTTTCACCAAAATGGGATGTAATCAATGTATCTTTCGGTGAAACTGGCGGTGATCGTTCCACTGTTGAATTTTCTCCTGTGTATGGTACAGATGCAGAGTTCAAATCAGATATTTCTTATTTAAAGAGTAAAGGAAAAAAAGTAGTTCTTTCAATCGGTGGACAAAATGGGGTCGTTTTACTTCCTGACAATGCCGCTAAGCAACGCTTTATTAATTCCATACAATCTCTAATCGATAAATACGGTTTTGATGGAATAGATATTGACCTTGAATCAGGTATTTACTTAAACGGAAATGACACTAATTTCAAAAACCCAACTACTCCTCAAATCGTAAATCTTATTTCGGCTATTCGAACAATCTCAGATCATTATGGTCCAGATTTTCTATTAAGCATGGCTCCTGAAACAGCTTATGTTCAAGGCGGTTATAGCGCATACAGAAGCATCTGGGGGGCATATTTACCGATTATTTACGGAGTGAAAGACAAACTAACATACATTCACGTTCAACACTACAACGCTGGCAGTGGTATTGGAATGGACGGTAATAACTACAATCAAGGTACAGCAGACTACGAAGTCGCAATGGCAGATATGCTCTTACACGGTTTTCCTATAGGTGGTAATGCAAATAACATGTTCCCAGCTCTTCGTTCGGATCAAGTCATGATTGGACTTCCTGCAACACCAGCGGCTGCTCCAAGTGGTGGGTATATTTCTCCAACTGAAATGAAAAAAGCTTTAGATTATATCATTAAGGGAATTCCTTTCGGAGGAAAGTATAAACTTTCAAATGAGAGTGGCTATCCTGCATTCCGCGGTCTAATGTCTTGGTCTATTAATTGGGATGCAAAAAACAACTTTGAATTCTCTAGTAACTATAGAACATATTTCGATGCGATTCCCTTGCAAAAATAATAAAAACAACAATAGGTTTTATATGACCTATTGTTGTTTTTTATTTATACAAATTACTTTTTCACTTCTACATGATGAAGAGATTCTTTTCCATCTCTTACATAACTATCTATACGGCTTAAAAGTAATTTACCACCAATTAACATCGCTCGTTCATCAAAATCAAATTGAGAATGATGATGTGGAATTGAATACATTAGTTACTATTTTGCTTCAATACAAATACTGAAAGTTCAGGTACACTCCAAAATCTAACAGGCATTCGGGTTGTCCCAATCCCTCGATTTACATATAAATATAATGGCTTGTTCTTCCCTTCTAATTCATACATACCTTCAACATGACTCTCAGCTAGTTTTGTCGTAATTAACGGACCTATAAAAGGAATTTGAACTTGTCCTCCGTGACTATGTCCTGACAGTTGCACATCAACCGGGTAACGAGTTACTTTATCTACAACATCCGGCTCATGTACTAATAGCATATTGAAATCTTCTTGTCTTACATGTTTTAAAGTCGAATCTATTTGTGGCTCCCCTAATAAAAAATCATCTAAACCTGATATTGTAATATACTTGCCGTTTTCCGCTTTAATTTTCTGCACTTCATTTACTAACACAGTGAAACCAGCTTCCTCCATATATTTTTTATAAAATAAACTACCTCCCCCGCCTCTATCATGATTCCCAAACACTGCATATTTCCCTAAGGGCGCATGTATTTTTTGTAAAATACCTTTCGCTTCTTCTCTTTCGGCTTTATACGATCCAAACTTATCTATTAAATCCCCTGTGAAAACTACTACATCTGGACGTAACGCATTCATCTTCTCCACCAAATTTTCTAGTTGTTTCAGTGTGAATTCTGGCCCTAAATGCACATCTGAAAACTGCAATATTTTTTTATTATGAAACTCTTTAGGAATTGTAGAAGCTTCTATTTCATTCCACGTAACTGTTACTAGTTTTCGTTCTATTTCTGTCGCATAAAAATACAAACTTATAGAAATCATTACTATACTTATGAAACTGATTATAGATATGTTGACAATTGATTTTTTCTGTTCTTCTTTTACATGATTCGTATTCATGTTCTCACCTCTAGACGTACTTTAAAGCCTTATTGTTACATGAATGTGACAACACGAACAATGTTAGTTATATCCTATTTCATCCCTGCTCACTTTGACAAATTTATACAGAAGTCATAACATATTTTTATAATACATAGATTCTTAAAAATGTTCCATCTATTTATTTCATCATTTTATTAAGGAGAGATTATTCATGTCTGTATTTACACCAGAAGAAATTACGGAACTTGCTGCTAATTCTGGAAGAAAAAAAGCTCATTTATCACTACTCCCTATGCTAATTCTCGGTTTTTTTGGCGGTGCTTTCATAGCATTAGGGTATTTACTCGATATTCATGTTATTGGAACAATGCCAAAGGCTTGGGGATCATTTACTAGTTTTCTAGGCGCTGCTGTATTCCCTATCGGTCTTATACTCGTTATTCTTGCAGGCGGTGAGTTAGTAACTGGCAATATGATGACCGTTTCAATGGCGTGGCTTCATAAAAAAATCGACTTATTTCACTTCATTCGAAATTTAGTCATTGTTACATTTAGCAACTTCATAGGTGCTGTATTCGTTGCTTATTTTTTCGGTCATATCGTCGGATTAGCAGAGGGCGCTTTTTTAGCGAAAACAGTTTCTGTTGCGCAAGCTAAACTACAAGATACACCACTACAAGCTTTCATTTCTGCAATCGGATGTAATTGGCTTGTTTGTTTAGCTGTTTGGCTCAGTATGGGAAGTAAAGAATTTATCGGAAAGATTATCGGTATTTGGTTCCCAGTTATGACTTTTGTTGCAATTGGATTTCAACACGTTGTAGCCAATATGTTTGTCATCCCAGCTGCAATTTTTGCCGGTCATTTAACTTGGATTGAATATTTTCCAAACTTTATTTTTGTTTTCTTTGGAAACTTAGTAGGCGGTATGTTATTTGTGGCATTACCTTATTTTATATCTTATAAAAAGAAACTGCCTTCCAAAGAAGAACAAACCGCATTAAAGAAGAAATCTGTATCCGCTTAAATGGAACGACTATACAGCAATCCTGAAAAATATTACAAATTCTATTTTTTTTTGCGAATATATGTACGTACACTTGTTCTCGAATGTTTTATACGTTATAATAACAACTTAAATAGCAATATTTACATATGAGGTGAAAAACATGAACAAAACAGAATTAATTAAAAACGTAGCACAAAATGCTGAGATTTCTCAAAAAGAAGCTACTGTAGTTGTACAAACTGTAGTAGAATCAATCACTAACACTTTAGCTGCTGGTGAAAAAGTACAACTTATCGGATTCGGTACATTCGAAGTTCGCGAAAGAGCTGCTCGTACAGGCCGTAACCCACAAACTGGTGAAGAAATGCAAATCGCGGCTTCTAAAGTACCTGCTTTCAAAGCTGGTAAAGAACTAAAAGAAGCTGTAAAATAATGAAAAAATAGCCTTCTCGTAAACGAGAAGGCTATTTTTTCATTACATAATTAGTAAAAACCTGACCATTATGCTATTTCTTTTGTTCCTTTATGCAAATAAAGCTTTTACTTATTTTAACTTCACTCTTTGCAATCGTAATGCATTTAATACGACCGATACAGAACTAAATGCCATCGCCGCTCCTGCAACCCAAGGTGCTAAGAAACCGAACGCTGCAATCGGGATTCCTAAGCCGTTATAAGCTAGTGCCCAGAATAAATTTTGCTTAATATTTCTTATCGTCATTTTACTCATAAAGATTGCATCAGCAATACTATTTAAATCACCACGGATTAACGTAATATCTGCCGCTTCCATCGCTACATCCGTTCCTGTTCCAATTGCCATACCGATATCCGCCGTAGCAAGTGCTGGAGCATCATTTATTCCATCTCCAACCATTGCTACTTTCTTACCTTGCGCTTGAAGTTTTTTCACTTCTTCTGCTTTTCCTTCTGGTAATACTTCTGCAATTACGTGTTCAATACCAACTTGCCCCGCAATTGCCTGAGCAGTTTGCGTATTATCTCCTGTAATCATAACAACGTCTAGACCCATTTTCTTAAGCCTTGTAATAGCTGCTTTTGAAGTATCTTTTACAGTATCTGCAACAGCCACTATACCAGCATATTCTTTATTAATTGCAATAAGCATTGCTGTTTTACCTTCTCGTTCTAACTCTTCCATCGATTTAGAAACTTCTTCAATATCAATATTGAATTTCTTCATTAATCGGCGTGTACCAATTAATAATTGTTTCCCTTCTACGACTGATTCAATACCGAATCCAGGAATCGCTTCAAACGTTTCTGAACTTGGAATATCAATTTTCTTTTCTTTAATTCCTTCTACAATCGCTTCTGCAAGTGGGTGTTCAGATTTTTTTTCTGCCGCACCTACTAAACGTAATATTTCTTCTTCATTGAATCCATCTGCGACAATTACATCCGTTAACACTGGCTTCCCATTTGTCACAGTACCTGTTTTATCTAGAATAACTGTATCTAATCGATGCGTTGCTTCTAAATGCTCCCCGCCTTTAAATAAAATGCCATACTCAGCTGATCTTCCTGATCCAGCCATAATAGATGTAGGTGTCGCAAGACCTAATGCACATGGACAAGCGATAACAAGTACTGCTATCATTTTCTCAAGTGCTCCGCCAAAATCACCTGGTGTAACAAATATCATCCACACTGCAAATGTAATAATAGCAATCACAACTACAACCGGTACGAAAATACCTGAAATTTGATCTGCTACCCTTTGAATAGGAGCTTTTGAACCTTGAGCCTCTTCTACTACTTTAATAATTTGAGCTAACGCAGTATCTCTTCCTACCTTAGTTGCTTTCACTTTTAAAAATCCATTTTTATTCATTGTAGAACCGATTACTACATCCCCAATTGTTTTATCAACTGGAATACTTTCACCTGTTAACATTGATTCATCTATTGCTGACTTTCCTTCTACAATCTCACCATCTACCGGAATTTTTTCACCAGGTTTTACATAAACGATATCACCAGCTACTACTTCTTCAATTAAAATTTTCATTTCTGTTCCATCTCGCATAACTGTAGCTGTCTTTGCTTGTAAACCCATCAACTTTTTAATTGCTTCTGATGAACGTCCCTTTGCTTTTGCTTCAAATAGTTTACCTAAAATAATTAGTGTAATAAGTACCGCGCTCGTTTCAAAATATAAATCTGTCATATGTTCCGAAGAACCGATAGATTGAATGCTTAAATACACACTATAAAAATAAGCGGCCGACGTTCCAAGTGCCACGAGAACATCCATATTAGCACTTTTATTACGTAACGCTTTATAAGCCCCAACATAAAACTGTCCACCAATGATAAATTGAACTGGCGTTGCAAGAGCTAGCTGTACCCAAGGGTTCATAAGCATATCAGGTAAATAAATAAACGATGTAAATGAGAAGTGACTTACCATTGCCCATAGTAACGGGAATGATAAAATAAACGAAATGATAAACTTCTTCTTTTGCCGCTCAATTTCTTGTAAGCGGTGATCAGTTGATTCATCTTGCTCATCTGATTTTACTTCCAATTTATATCCTAATTTCGTAATTGCACTCTTCATTTCATTTACATTAATTTCATCAGGATTAAAATCTACTGTAGCTGATTCCAAAGCGAAATTTACTGTCGCCCCGTTCACACCTTCTAACTTATTTAAACGCTTTTCTACTCTATTGGCACATGCTGCGCATGTCATTCCTGAAACAGTAAATTCAGCTTTATCACTTACAATTCCATATCCTAATGATTCAACTTTTTCCTTAAATTGTTGCGGATTTGTTTTTTGGGGATCATACATTATTTTGGTTTTTTCAAGTGCAAAATTTACATTTGCATCATGAACACCTTCTACTTTTTTCAGACCTTTTTCAATTCTA
This genomic window from Bacillus anthracis str. Vollum contains:
- a CDS encoding formate/nitrite transporter family protein, with amino-acid sequence MSVFTPEEITELAANSGRKKAHLSLLPMLILGFFGGAFIALGYLLDIHVIGTMPKAWGSFTSFLGAAVFPIGLILVILAGGELVTGNMMTVSMAWLHKKIDLFHFIRNLVIVTFSNFIGAVFVAYFFGHIVGLAEGAFLAKTVSVAQAKLQDTPLQAFISAIGCNWLVCLAVWLSMGSKEFIGKIIGIWFPVMTFVAIGFQHVVANMFVIPAAIFAGHLTWIEYFPNFIFVFFGNLVGGMLFVALPYFISYKKKLPSKEEQTALKKKSVSA
- a CDS encoding HU family DNA-binding protein, which codes for MNKTELIKNVAQNAEISQKEATVVVQTVVESITNTLAAGEKVQLIGFGTFEVRERAARTGRNPQTGEEMQIAASKVPAFKAGKELKEAVK
- a CDS encoding chitinase, producing the protein MLNKFKFICCTLVIFLLLPLAPFQAQAANNLGSKLLVGYWHNFDNGTGIIKLRDVSPKWDVINVSFGETGGDRSTVEFSPVYGTDAEFKSDISYLKSKGKKVVLSIGGQNGVVLLPDNAAKQRFINSIQSLIDKYGFDGIDIDLESGIYLNGNDTNFKNPTTPQIVNLISAIRTISDHYGPDFLLSMAPETAYVQGGYSAYRSIWGAYLPIIYGVKDKLTYIHVQHYNAGSGIGMDGNNYNQGTADYEVAMADMLLHGFPIGGNANNMFPALRSDQVMIGLPATPAAAPSGGYISPTEMKKALDYIIKGIPFGGKYKLSNESGYPAFRGLMSWSINWDAKNNFEFSSNYRTYFDAIPLQK
- the gabP gene encoding GABA permease, coding for MDKNLKKDLKIRHITMISIGGVIGAGLFVGSGAVVHSAGPGSIVSYALAGLLVVFVMRMLGEMAAINPTSGSFATYAREAIGPWAGYTIGWLYWFFWVIVIAIEATAGAGIIQYWIPEIPLWLLSLILTILLTLTNVFSVKSFGEFEYWFSFIKVISIVLFLCLGLAVILGFVPGTEAPGTSNLVGQGGFMPNGISSVLLGITVVIFSFMGSEIVAVAAGESAEPVKAVKTATNSVIWRILVFFIGSIAVVVTLLPWNSANILKSPFVAVLEHIGIPAAAQIMNFIVLTAVLSCLNSGLYTNSRMLFSMAERGDAPKAFLKLNSSGVPVRAVLFGTFFAYIGVVFSYISPDKVFLFLVNASGGIALLVYLVIAISHLKIRKKMGRVEQQNLKVKMWFFPYVTYVTIAAIIAVLIAMLAIESLRSQALLTMLVTVLIIISYFIFNRNKNSTVLNTKSKNEESVRF
- a CDS encoding metallophosphoesterase, whose translation is MNTNHVKEEQKKSIVNISIISFISIVMISISLYFYATEIERKLVTVTWNEIEASTIPKEFHNKKILQFSDVHLGPEFTLKQLENLVEKMNALRPDVVVFTGDLIDKFGSYKAEREEAKGILQKIHAPLGKYAVFGNHDRGGGGSLFYKKYMEEAGFTVLVNEVQKIKAENGKYITISGLDDFLLGEPQIDSTLKHVRQEDFNMLLVHEPDVVDKVTRYPVDVQLSGHSHGGQVQIPFIGPLITTKLAESHVEGMYELEGKNKPLYLYVNRGIGTTRMPVRFWSVPELSVFVLKQNSN
- a CDS encoding heavy metal translocating P-type ATPase, whose protein sequence is MNEQKEANLQISGMTCAACANRIEKGLKKVEGVHDANVNFALEKTKIMYDPQKTNPQQFKEKVESLGYGIVSDKAEFTVSGMTCAACANRVEKRLNKLEGVNGATVNFALESATVDFNPDEINVNEMKSAITKLGYKLEVKSDEQDESTDHRLQEIERQKKKFIISFILSFPLLWAMVSHFSFTSFIYLPDMLMNPWVQLALATPVQFIIGGQFYVGAYKALRNKSANMDVLVALGTSAAYFYSVYLSIQSIGSSEHMTDLYFETSAVLITLIILGKLFEAKAKGRSSEAIKKLMGLQAKTATVMRDGTEMKILIEEVVAGDIVYVKPGEKIPVDGEIVEGKSAIDESMLTGESIPVDKTIGDVVIGSTMNKNGFLKVKATKVGRDTALAQIIKVVEEAQGSKAPIQRVADQISGIFVPVVVVIAIITFAVWMIFVTPGDFGGALEKMIAVLVIACPCALGLATPTSIMAGSGRSAEYGILFKGGEHLEATHRLDTVILDKTGTVTNGKPVLTDVIVADGFNEEEILRLVGAAEKKSEHPLAEAIVEGIKEKKIDIPSSETFEAIPGFGIESVVEGKQLLIGTRRLMKKFNIDIEEVSKSMEELEREGKTAMLIAINKEYAGIVAVADTVKDTSKAAITRLKKMGLDVVMITGDNTQTAQAIAGQVGIEHVIAEVLPEGKAEEVKKLQAQGKKVAMVGDGINDAPALATADIGMAIGTGTDVAMEAADITLIRGDLNSIADAIFMSKMTIRNIKQNLFWALAYNGLGIPIAAFGFLAPWVAGAAMAFSSVSVVLNALRLQRVKLK